In Helianthus annuus cultivar XRQ/B chromosome 8, HanXRQr2.0-SUNRISE, whole genome shotgun sequence, a single genomic region encodes these proteins:
- the LOC110916413 gene encoding uncharacterized protein LOC110916413 isoform X2 gives MDIDVSGWILEFLLRQNSLTDQTLNNLIRVLPLPNTNPRLKKALILRKLQSDIQNATISERTIGYLEQIEQLDHNSSPSTVSEAMKAAYCTVMMHCTSKLIEETAGDKKVKYYTAVKRLWSVRVCEMERCGVQLVHDDLVRWVHDVEAGVLDVDVCENVLKMVLDSDVVKCVGRYVNEAWETMGPSFLELACETVLNDDGLSEAMGLLDEVAQLRSDTLRAHEEEVSKLNNQSKDSAPTDDAGANSKEAMKAHVPPTHKHVVSRRSRRAKIVDTMEASHDKYDYIPSPEVSKVQEALESSTFELHAAVKDPLPDALRLAESLKVGTSGENAAHDLAGGNVTSVNDKAPSSSHDRKGKALEADGDDDTVKDQNKRIKPSLFERNHTAHTTEWSDSIDTSEEGSPTRPHLPSPQKRKVSPLNIYKMEKLVRQRKKKRWSPLEEDTLRTGVQKYGKGNWKLILSMYRDIFEDRTEVDLKDKWRNLTR, from the exons ATGGACATCGATGTATCCGGATGGATCCTCGAATTCCTCCTCCGTCAAAACTCACTCACCGATCAAACCCTAAACAATCTCATTCGTGTCCTTCCACTTCCAAACACAAACCCTAGGCTCAAAAAGGCCTTAATTTTGCGTAAACTCCAATCCGACATCCAAAACGCCACAATTTCCGAACGCACAATCGGATATCTCGAACAAATCGAACAATTAGACCATAATTCATCACCTTCTACCGTTTCCGAAGCCATGAAAGCAGCTTACTGCACAGTTATGATGCACTGTACTTCAAAATTGATTGAGGAAACTGCAGGTGATAAGAAGGTTAAGTATTATACAGCTGTGAAGAGGTTGTGGAGTGTTAGGGTTTGTGAAATGGAAAGGTGTGGGGTGCAATTGGTTCATGATGATTTAGTGCGTTGGGTGCATGATGTTGAGGCTGGGGTTTTGGATGTGgatgtttgtgaaaatgttttgaaaatggtTTTGGATTCGGATGTGGTGAAGTGTGTTGGGAGGTATGTTAATGAGGCGTGGGAGACGATGGGACCGTCGTTTTTAGAGTTGGCGTGTGAGACGGTGTTGAATGATGATGGATTAAGTGAAGCTATGGGGTTGTTGGATGAAGTTGCACAACTTAGAAGTG ACACATTAAGGGCTCATGAAGAGGAAGTTTCCAAACTCAATAATCAAAGTAAAGACAGTGCACCAACAGATGATGCTGGTGCTAATAGCAAGG AAGCAATGAAGGCTCACGTGCCACCTACACACAAGCATGTTGTTTCAAGACGCAGTAGAAGAGCTAAAATCGTTGATACCATGGAAGCTTCTCACGACAAATATGATTACATTCCTAGCCCAGAAGTGAGTAAAGTACAAGAAGCCCTTGAGTCAAGTACTTTCGAACTACATGCAGCGGTGAAGGACCCGCTTCCGGATGCATTACGCCTTGCAGAGTCTTTAAAAGTCGGCACGAGTGGAGAAAATGCGGCTCATGATCTTGCTGGAGGTAATGTTACCAGTGTCAATGATAAAGCTCCAAGTTCCTCACATGATAGGAAGGGTAAAGCTCTAGAAGCCGATGGAGATGATGATACCGTCAAGGATCAAAACAAAAGGATCAAACCTAGCTTATTTGAACGGAATCACACTGCTCATACTACTGAG TGGAGTGACTCCATTGATACATCCGAGGAAGGGTCACCGACAAGGCCTCACTTGCCTAGCCCCCAAAAGAGAAAGGTCTCACCGTTAAACATTTACAAAATGGAAAAACTCGTAAGACAGAGAAAGAAAAAAAGATGGTCTCCCTTGGAGGAAGACACGTTGAGGACCGGTGTGCAAAA GTATGGCAAAGGAAACTGGAAGCTGATCTTAAGTATGTACCGTGACATCTTTGAAGACAGAACTGAG GTTGATTTGAAGGACAAATGGAGAAATTTGACACGCTAG
- the LOC110916413 gene encoding uncharacterized protein LOC110916413 isoform X1 has translation MDIDVSGWILEFLLRQNSLTDQTLNNLIRVLPLPNTNPRLKKALILRKLQSDIQNATISERTIGYLEQIEQLDHNSSPSTVSEAMKAAYCTVMMHCTSKLIEETAGDKKVKYYTAVKRLWSVRVCEMERCGVQLVHDDLVRWVHDVEAGVLDVDVCENVLKMVLDSDVVKCVGRYVNEAWETMGPSFLELACETVLNDDGLSEAMGLLDEVAQLRSDTLRAHEEEVSKLNNQSKDSAPTDDAGANSKGNEAMKAHVPPTHKHVVSRRSRRAKIVDTMEASHDKYDYIPSPEVSKVQEALESSTFELHAAVKDPLPDALRLAESLKVGTSGENAAHDLAGGNVTSVNDKAPSSSHDRKGKALEADGDDDTVKDQNKRIKPSLFERNHTAHTTEWSDSIDTSEEGSPTRPHLPSPQKRKVSPLNIYKMEKLVRQRKKKRWSPLEEDTLRTGVQKYGKGNWKLILSMYRDIFEDRTEVDLKDKWRNLTR, from the exons ATGGACATCGATGTATCCGGATGGATCCTCGAATTCCTCCTCCGTCAAAACTCACTCACCGATCAAACCCTAAACAATCTCATTCGTGTCCTTCCACTTCCAAACACAAACCCTAGGCTCAAAAAGGCCTTAATTTTGCGTAAACTCCAATCCGACATCCAAAACGCCACAATTTCCGAACGCACAATCGGATATCTCGAACAAATCGAACAATTAGACCATAATTCATCACCTTCTACCGTTTCCGAAGCCATGAAAGCAGCTTACTGCACAGTTATGATGCACTGTACTTCAAAATTGATTGAGGAAACTGCAGGTGATAAGAAGGTTAAGTATTATACAGCTGTGAAGAGGTTGTGGAGTGTTAGGGTTTGTGAAATGGAAAGGTGTGGGGTGCAATTGGTTCATGATGATTTAGTGCGTTGGGTGCATGATGTTGAGGCTGGGGTTTTGGATGTGgatgtttgtgaaaatgttttgaaaatggtTTTGGATTCGGATGTGGTGAAGTGTGTTGGGAGGTATGTTAATGAGGCGTGGGAGACGATGGGACCGTCGTTTTTAGAGTTGGCGTGTGAGACGGTGTTGAATGATGATGGATTAAGTGAAGCTATGGGGTTGTTGGATGAAGTTGCACAACTTAGAAGTG ACACATTAAGGGCTCATGAAGAGGAAGTTTCCAAACTCAATAATCAAAGTAAAGACAGTGCACCAACAGATGATGCTGGTGCTAATAGCAAGGGTAATG AAGCAATGAAGGCTCACGTGCCACCTACACACAAGCATGTTGTTTCAAGACGCAGTAGAAGAGCTAAAATCGTTGATACCATGGAAGCTTCTCACGACAAATATGATTACATTCCTAGCCCAGAAGTGAGTAAAGTACAAGAAGCCCTTGAGTCAAGTACTTTCGAACTACATGCAGCGGTGAAGGACCCGCTTCCGGATGCATTACGCCTTGCAGAGTCTTTAAAAGTCGGCACGAGTGGAGAAAATGCGGCTCATGATCTTGCTGGAGGTAATGTTACCAGTGTCAATGATAAAGCTCCAAGTTCCTCACATGATAGGAAGGGTAAAGCTCTAGAAGCCGATGGAGATGATGATACCGTCAAGGATCAAAACAAAAGGATCAAACCTAGCTTATTTGAACGGAATCACACTGCTCATACTACTGAG TGGAGTGACTCCATTGATACATCCGAGGAAGGGTCACCGACAAGGCCTCACTTGCCTAGCCCCCAAAAGAGAAAGGTCTCACCGTTAAACATTTACAAAATGGAAAAACTCGTAAGACAGAGAAAGAAAAAAAGATGGTCTCCCTTGGAGGAAGACACGTTGAGGACCGGTGTGCAAAA GTATGGCAAAGGAAACTGGAAGCTGATCTTAAGTATGTACCGTGACATCTTTGAAGACAGAACTGAG GTTGATTTGAAGGACAAATGGAGAAATTTGACACGCTAG